The Populus trichocarpa isolate Nisqually-1 chromosome 11, P.trichocarpa_v4.1, whole genome shotgun sequence genome has a segment encoding these proteins:
- the LOC127903997 gene encoding uncharacterized protein LOC127903997 produces MLRGFCAEGEEDKWLIQNEFVDNFSFKISSSPAHRICGFNLFTSFSVMSGYSFSEKLGIEIRNNTSGQSWRRQAHVLDIRFRDEVRGIQSLSHWKLGGDDPTFDNGDDVTISMVVVTSAIQIRTVGVQWLHEEEGKDDDIQSKDEVINAHNSGDDDDDDAAHVAKVEIASRIFRNYYCAFRLDFYGGYLAWWFFCKERS; encoded by the coding sequence ATGTTAAGGGGGTTTTGTGCGGAGGGAGAAGAGGATAAATGGCTAATTCAGAATGAGTTCGTAGAtaacttttcattcaaaatatcatCATCTCCTGCGCACCGGATATGTGGCTTTAATCTGTTCACAAGCTTTAGTGTGATGTCAGGGTACAGTTTCTCTGAAAAACTTGGTATTGAAATCAGAAACAATACCAGTGGCCAGTCCTGGCGTCGTCAAGCCCATGTCTTAGATATACGTTTCAGGGATGAGGTTCGTGGAATCCAATCGCTAAGCCACTGGAAATTAGGGGGCGATGATCCTACATTTGATAATGGTGATGACGTGACAATTTCAATGGTTGTTGTCACGTCAGCTATTCAAATAAGGACCGTTGGTGTACAATGGTTGCATGAAGAGGAAGGAAAGGATGATGATATCCAATCAAAGGATGAAGTTATCAATGCCCACAATAGtggcgatgatgatgatgatgatgcagcaCACGTAGCCAAAGTAGAAATAGCTTCtcgtatttttagaaattattactGTGCTTTCCGTCTAGACTTTTATGGGGGCTATTTAGCTTGGtggtttttttgcaaagaaaGGTCTTGA
- the LOC18102853 gene encoding disease resistance protein RPV1, translated as MAAGKYQESYSSRFSNCKYQVFLSFRGEDTRKNFTDHLYKALVDAGIHTFRDDDEIRRGESIDFELQMAIQQSKISIIVFSIDYASSRWCLDELVMIMERKRNDDCIVLPVFYDVDPSQVGRQTGSFAATFVEHEKSFNEDMERVNRWRIALKEVADLAGMVLGDGYEAQFVQSIVEKVSKKLDQKMFHLPLHFIGRDPLVNYINSWLQEGSHDAAIAILYGIGGVGKTIIAKSVFNQNIHKFEGKSFLSNFRSKDIVCLQRQLLSDILKKTIDEINDEDEGILKIKDALCCRKTLIVLDDVDKRDQFNKIIGMQNWLCKGSKIIVTTRNKGLFSANDIERVEFKVEPLDNEKSLELFSWNAFGQADPVDGFVEDSWRIVHHCNGLPLALRVIGSLLSGKGREIWESALQQMEVILNFEVQKVLRISYDFLDGDYPKNLFLDIACFFNGMDVDDAVRILDGLDKGARFGIDNLIDRCLVEINNDQRLWMHQLVRDMGREIARQESTKCQRIWRHEDAFTVLKGTTDVEKLRGLTLDMHALMEDNFAEVVCTDSMVRRKRRRLNFFQLWLSDFSDGGKLQTGQTSLFPILSTDAFRKMPDVRFLQLNYTKFYGSFEHIPKNLIWLCWHGFSLRSIPNHVCLEKLVVLDLSKSCLVDAWKGKPFLPKLKILDLRHSLNLIRTPDFLGLPALEKLILEDCIRLVQIHESIGDLQRLLFLNLRNCTSLVELPEEMGRLNSLEELVVDGCSNLDGLNMELELHQGRNLLQSDGIVASTSYITSLPLKLFFPSRFSARKMLRFTLFSLPLSLRRLDLSGTTIRSLPKSIKDLGLLIDLYLRNCKMLQTLPVLPSHLWSLDVSFCYSLQKLTNLNPWTKADGYDQLVEFQDRMKQDSIQKFDSHMFRIMEMVCAQIQPSRFEVLPRPCYFL; from the exons ATGGCTGCTGGGAAATATCAAGAATCCTACTCTTCTCGGTTTTCTAATTGTAAATATCaagtgttcttgagttttagaggtGAAGACACCCGCAAGAACTTTACCGATCACCTCTACAAGGCCCTGGTTGATGCAGGGATTCACACAtttagagatgatgatgaaattcggAGAGGAGAGAGTATAGATTTCGAGCTCCAGATGGCAATACAGCAATCAAAAATATCGATAATCGTGTTCTCCATAGACTATGCTTCGTCGAGATGGTGCCTCGATGAACTTGTAATGATCATGGAACGTAAGAGAAATGATGACTGCATAGTTTTGCCAGTATTCTATGATGTGGATCCATCCCAAGTCGGACGTCAAACAGGGAGCTTCGCTGCAACATTTGTGGAACATGAAAAGAGCTTCAACGAGGACATGGAGCGGGTGAATAGGTGGAGGATTGCTTTGAAGGAAGTTGCAGATTTAGCTGGAATGGTTTTAGGAGATGG GTACGAGGCACAGTTTGTCCAATCTATTGTGGAGAAGGTCTCAAAGAAATTGGATCAAAAAATGTTTCATTTACCCCTTCatttcattggaagagatcCTCTAGTAAATTATATCAACTCATGGTTGCAAGAAGGGTCCCATGATGCTGCCATTGCTATACTCTATGGAATTGGTGGAGTTGGGAAGACAATCATAGCAAAGAGTGTTTTTAATCAGAATATTcataaatttgaaggaaagagcTTCCTATCAAATTTTAGATCAAAGGATATAGTTTGCCTACAGAGGCAACTTCTTTCCGACATCCTAAAAAAGACTATTGATGAGataaatgatgaagatgaaggaaTTCTGAAGATTAAGGATGCATTATGTTGCAGAAAAACTCTTATTGTTCTAGATGATGTGGACAAAAGGGaccaatttaataaaatcattggcatgcaaaACTGGCTTTGTAAGggaagtaaaatcattgtaacAACCAGAAATAAGGGTCTATTTTCAGCTAATGATATTGAGCGTGTCGAGTTCAAAGTTGAACCGCTAGATAATGAAAAATCACTTGAGCTTTTTAGTTGGAATGCCTTTGGACAAGCTGACCCTGTTGATGGTTTTGTAGAAGACTCTTGGAGAATAGTACATCATTGTAATGGACTTCCATTAGCTCTTCGAGTTATTGGCTCTTTATTGTCCGGGAAAGGAAGAGAGATATGGGAAAGCGCATTACAACAAATGGAAGTGATTCTcaattttgaagttcaaaaggTTCTTCGAATAAGTTATGACTTTCTTGATGGTGATTATCCGAAAAACTTATTCCTTGATATCGCATGTTTCTTCAATGGAATGGATGTTGATGATGCAGTTAGGATATTGGATGGGCTCGATAAAGGTGCAAGATTTGGGATAGACAATCTCATCGATAGATGTCTTGTTGAAATCAACAATGATCAAAGGCTGTGGATGCATCAACTAGTAAGAGATATGGGAAGGGAAATTGCTCGTCAAGAATCAACcaaatgtcaaagaatatgGCGTCACGAGGATGCTTTTACAGTTTTGAAAGGAACTACT GATGTTGAAAAATTGCGTGGCCTTACCCTtgatatgcatgcattaatGGAAGATAACTTTGCAGAGGTTGTCTGTACTGATTCAATGGTTCGCCGCAAGCGCCGCAGGCTTAACTTCTTTCAACTATGGCTTTCTGACTTTTCCGATGGGGGAAAATTACAAACTGGCCAAACAAGTTTGTTTCCCATCCTTAGCACGGATGCTTTTAGAAAGATGCCAGATGTAAGATTTCTCCAACTAAATTACACGAAGTTCTATGGAAGTTTTGAGCACATCCCTAAGAATTTGATATGGTTATGTTGGCATGGATTCTCTTTGAGATCCATACCAAATCACGTATGTTTGGAGAAGCTGGTGGTTCTTGATCTATCTAAAAGCTGTCTAGTTGATGCTTGGAAAGGCAAACCG tttcttccaaaattgaaaattcttgatCTCCGTCACTCTCTTAATCTCATTAGAACCCCAGACTTTTTGGGTCTCCCAGCACTTGAAAAGCTAATACTTGAAGACTGCATCCGTTTAGTTCAAATTCACGAATCTATTGGTGATTTACAAAGATTGTTGTTCTTAAATCTAAGAAACTGTACAAGTCTTGTGGAGCTTCCAGAAGAAATGGGTAGATTGAATTCACTTGAAGAGCTGGTTGTAGATGGTTGCTCAAATCTTGACGGCTTGAATATGGAGTTAGAGCTTCATCAGGGGCGCAACTTGCTTCAAAGTGATGGAATTGTTGCAAGTACATCATACATTACATCTCTTCCATTGAAGCTATTCTTTCCATCTAGGTTTTCAGCGAGGAAAATGTTGAGATTTACCTTGTTTTCACTGCCACTCTCCTTAAGGAGACTAGATTTAAGTGGAACAACAATTCGTTCCCTTCCAAAAAGCATCAAGGATCTTGGTCTGCTCATTGAtctatatttaagaaattgcaAAATGCTTCAGACACTCCCGGTGCTTCCATCCCATTTGTGGTCGTTAGATGTGTCCTTTTGCTATTCATTACAAAAACTTACAAATCTAAACCCTTGGACTAAAGCAGATGGTTATGATCAATTAGTCGAGTTCCAAGATCGGATGAAGCAAGACTCAATCCAAAAGTTCGACTCACACATGTTCAGGATAATGGAAATGGTTTGTGCTCAAATACAGCCATCGAGATTTGAGGTCCTCCCTCGGccatgttattttctttga
- the LOC18102851 gene encoding disease resistance protein RPV1-like: MIMERKRNDDCIVLPVFYDVDPSQVGRQTGSFAAAFVEHEKSFNEEMEWVNGWRIALKEVADLAGMVLGDGYEAQFVQSIVENVSKNLDPKIFYVPLHFIGRDALVQDINSWLLDPMALPLLYSMRQLLFNILNKTVEINDPDEGILKIKDALCCRRTLIVLDDVDKRDQFNKIIVMQNWLCKGSKIIVTTRNKGLFSANDIERVECKVEPLDNEKSLELFSWNVFGQADPVDGFVEDSWRIVHHCNGLPLALRVIGSSLSGKGREIWESALQQMGVIPNFDVQKVLRISYDFLDGDYPKNLFLDIACFFNGMVVDDAVRILDGLDKGARFGIDNLIDRCLVEIHSDQRLWMHQLDAEKLRGLTIDMHALMEDHYAEVVCTDSIVCRKRRRLNFFQQWLSDFSDGGKLQTGQTSLFPILSTDAFRKMPDVKFLQLNYTNFHGSFEHFPKNLIWLCWHGLSWSSIPNHVCLEKLVVLDLSRSCLVDAWKGKLFLPKLKILDLRHSRDLIRTPDFSGLPALEKLILEDCIRLVFNEENVEIYLVFTATLLGESRFKWNSNSFSSRKHQGSWSTQTPIFKKLQNASSTPRVSIPFEFITFMDGIFNVVVSVFDKDEMLRGFMRRKKRINAYRGFSYVYLEIRNNTSGRSFLCQAFVFPMRYKRDVREIQSLLHTKLGGNDPTFDNGDDVSISVLPHGPAIQIKAIGVQWLHEEEGKDEVINAKVEIASRIFRNYYCAFHGKSNDGKIGWWCFANKGLELLIK, translated from the exons ATGATCATGGAACGTAAGAGGAATGATGACTGCATAGTTTTGCCAGTATTCTATGATGTGGATCCATCCCAAGTCGGACGTCAAACAGGGAGCTTCGCTGCAGCATTTGTGGAACATGAAAAGAGCTTCAACGAGGAGATGGAGTGGGTGAATGGGTGGAGGATTGCTTTGAAAGAAGTTGCAGATTTAGCTGGAATGGTTTTAGGAGATGG GTACGAGGCACAGTTTGTCCAATCTATTGTGGAGAATGTCTCAAAGAATTtggatccaaaaatattttatgtccCCCTTCATTTCATTGGAAGAGATGCTCTAGTACAAGATATCAACTCATGGTTGCTGGATCCCATGGCGCTGCCATTGCTTTACTCTATG AGGCAACTTCTTTTCAACATCCTAAACAAGACTGTTGAGATAAATGATCCTGATGAAGGAATTCTGAAGATTAAGGATGCATTATGTTGCAGAAGAACTCTTATTGTTCTAGATGATGTGGACAAAAGGGaccaattcaataaaatcattgtCATGCAAAATTGGCTTTGTAAAggaagtaaaatcattgtaacAACCAGAAATAAGGGTCTGTTTTCAGCTAATGATATTGAGCGTGTGGAGTGCAAAGTTGAACCGCTAGATAATGAAAAATCACTTGAGCTTTTCAGTTGGAATGTGTTTGGACAAGCTGACCCTGTTGATGGTTTTGTGGAAGACTCTTGGAGAATAGTACATCATTGTAATGGACTTCCATTAGCTCTTCGAGTTATTGGCTCTTCATTGTCcggaaaaggaagagagataTGGGAAAGCGCATTACAACAAATGGGAGTGATTCCTAATTTTGATGTTCAAAAGGTTCTTCGAATAAGTTACGACTTTCTTGATGGTGATTATCCGAAGAACTTATTCCTTGATATCGCATGTTTCTTCAATGGAATGGTTGTGGATGATGCAGTTAGGATACTGGATGGGCTCGATAAAGGTGCAAGATTTGGGATTGACAATCTCATCGATAGATGTCTTGTTGAAATCCACAGTGATCAAAGGTTGTGGATGCATCAACTA GATGCTGAAAAATTGCGTGGCCTTACCATtgatatgcatgcattaatGGAAGATCATTATGCAGAAGTTGTCTGTACTGATTCAATCGTTTGTCGCAAGCGCCGCAGGCTtaacttctttcaacaatggctTTCCGATTTTTCCGATGGGGGAAAATTACAAACTGGCCAAACAAGTTTGTTTCCCATCCTCAGCACGGATGCTTTTAGAAAGATGCCAGATGTAAAATTTCTCCAACTAAACTACACTAATTTCCATGGAAGTTTTGAGCACTTTCCcaagaatttgatatggttATGTTGGCATGGATTGTCTTGGAGCTCCATACCAAATCACGTATGCTTGGAGAAGCTGGTGGTTCTTGATCTATCCAGAAGTTGTCTAGTTGATGCTTGGAAGGGCAAACTG tttcttccaaaattaaaaattcttgatCTCCGTCACTCTCGTGATCTCATTAGAACCCCAGACTTCTCGGGTCTCCCAGCCCTTGAAAAGCTAATACTTGAAGACTGCATCCGTTTG GTTTTCAACGAGGAAAATGTTGAGATTTACCTCGTTTTCACTGCCACGCTTCTTGGAGAGTCTAGATTTAAGTGGAACTCCAATTCGTTTTCTTCCAGAAAGCATCAAGGATCTTGGTCTACTCAGACAcctatatttaagaaattgcaAAATGCTTCAAGCACTCCCAGAGTTTCCATCCCATTTGAATTC ATAACATTTATGGATGGCATATTCAACGTTGTCGTATCTGTATTTGACAAAGATGAGATGTTAAGGGGGTTTATGAGGAGAAAGAAGAGGATAAATG CATACCGTGGCTTTAGTTATGTTTATCTTGAAATCAGAAACAATACCAGTGGTCGATCCTTTCTTTGTCAAGCCTTTGTCTTCCCTATGAGATACAAGCGTGATGTTCGTGAAATCCAATCGCTATTGCACACGAAATTAGGGGGCAATGATCCTACATTTGATAATGGTGATGACGTGAGTATTTCAGTGCTTCCACATGGTCCAGCTATCCAAATAAAGGCGATTGGTGTCCAATGGTTGCATGAAGAGGAAGGAAAGGATGAAGTTATCAATGCCAAAGTAGAAATAGCTTCtcgtatttttagaaattattattgtgcTTTCCATGGTAAATCCAATGATGGCAAAATCGGTTGGTGGTGTTTTGCAAATAAAGGTCTAGAACTTCTCATTAAGTAG